The segment CCAGCGCGGGCGGCTGCACGGGACGCAAGTGCGGCGCGTTCGCCGTGTGCCCGTTCTTCCTCGCCCGGCGCGCCATCGGCGAAGCCGAGATCGTGGTGGCCAACCAGGACCTCGTGCTCGCCGACCTGACGATGCCGCGCGACGAAGACACCTTCGGTGGCGTGATCCTGCCCAAGCCCGAAGAGACGCTGTACATCTTCGACGAGGCGCATCACGTGCCGGCCAAGGCGATCGACCGCGGCGCGGCCGATGTGCACCTGGCCAGTACCGTGCGCCGCATCGGCCGCCTGCAGAACCAGGTGCATGCCGCCTACTCGCTCACCGACAAGGAGAGCATCGGCAACCTCACGCTGGAAACCGGCGACGAGAAGATCCTGGAAATGTCGAACGCGCTGGAAGAGATCGAGCGCGAGATCCGCCTTTCGTGGACGCCGTCGTCGAGCGAACTGGAACCCGTGTTCCGCGCGTCGCTGGGCCAGCTCCCCGAGAACTGGAAAATCCACGCCTCGCACCTGCACACGGTGACGCGCGACGTGCAGCGCTGGCTGCGCACCGTGCGCCGCACCGTGGTGGAAATGGAAGCTGGCGGCCCGACCCAGGAAGCGCTCTCGCGCGAACTCGGCATGGCGCTGGAACGGCTCGAGCGCCAGGTGCGCACGTGGTACGCGTGGTCGGCGGATGATCGCGAGCATGGCCCGCCGCTCGCCCGCTGGGTGAGCATGACGCCCGAGCAGCAGCTGGTCTGCCACGCCTCATCGGTGTCGGCAGGCGGCCTGTTGCGCAGCGTGCTGTGGGATAACGCCTCCGCGGTGGTGATGACCTCGGCCACGCTGAGCGCCGGCGGCAACTTCCGCGGCTTCGCCGATTCGGTCGGCCTGCCGAACGATGCGGTGACGCTCAGCCTGCCCTCCCCCTTCGACCTGGAACGCCAGGCGCGCCTGGAAGTGCCTGCGTTCACCACGTTGCCCGACGACCGCGAAGGCCACGCGCGCGAAGTCGCGAGCTGGCTGGCGAAGCACCTCGACTGGGAGGCGGGCAACCTCGTGCTGTTCACCTCGCGCGCCAAGCTCGACCGCGTCTTGCAGGTGCTGCCCATCGACCACGTGCGCAAGGTACGCGCGCAGGGTTCGCTGGCGAAGGCGCAGCTCATCGCTGAACACTGTGCCGATATCGAAGCCGGCAAGGGCAGCACGATCTTTGGTCTCGCGTCCTTCGGCGAAGGCCTCGACCTCCCCGGCAAGCTGTGCGAAACCGTCGTCGTCACCCAGCTACCCTTCGCGGTGCCGACGGACCCGGTGGGTGCGACGTATGCGGAGTGGCTGGAATCGCGCGGACGCAACCCTTTCATCGAAGTGAGCGTGCCCGATGCCACGCGGATCCTCACGCAGTATTGCGGCCGCCTCATCCGCACCGAAACCGATACCGGGCGCATCGTGCTGCTCGACCGCCGCGTCATCACCAAGCGCTACGGCACGGGCATGCTGCGCGCGCTTCCGCCTTTCGCCCGCGAGATCGAGCGTGTCGCATGACCATCCTTCGCTTTGACGAACTGCGTGCCGTGCCCTGGAAGAACGGGCTCGGTATCACCCGCGAGCTGGCCGTCGAGCCGCCGGGCGCATCCATGGACGCGTTTGCGTGGCGGGTGAGCATTGCCGACGTGGATACGGCCTCGCCGTTCTCGACGTTCCCGGGCATCGATCGCACCATCGTGCTGCTCGAAGGGGCCGGTTTCACGATGGTGATGGATGGCGACCACGAGCACGCGCTGACGACGCCGTGCGAGCCCTTCGCCTTTCCCGGCGAGGCAACGGTGGACGTTCGCCTTGCTGGCGGCGCGACGCGCGACTTCAACCTGATGGTGCGGCGTGGCGTGGGCACGGCACGGCTGGCCGTGCTGCAAGGGGCGGGCGAATTCGACGGCGTGAAGATCGCCTACCTCGTCACCGGCACGGGCACGGCGGATGACCAGCCCGTCACTCCCGGTGACACGGTGTTCGACGCCCGTGCGTTGACGCTAGGCGCCGGTGCCCGCGCCATCGCCGTCTACGTCGCCTAGCACCTCGGCCACCGGCTCACGCTGCCACAGGTTCACCGAGGTCAGCTGGAACTTCACCGGCGGCACGGCCGATTCCCAGCCTTCGATGCCGGGGAAGGTCTCCCGCAGGGCCCGGACCATGGCGGGGAAGCCCACGTCGTGCTCGGAGAGCACCAGGGTGTCCTCCCCGTCCACGTGGAAAAACAGGAACACGGTGTCCCACGCAGGCGTATCGCGGTTCCCCGCCTCCACCCGGCTCACCCGGGCCAGCGGCACGTCCCGCATGCGGAACAGGCCGGGGGTGGAGACGATGACCCCGGCGTCGACGTCCACATGCACCGCCCCCCGGGACACCAGGCGCTCGCGCAGGCGCGTAAGGAGCGGGCGTTTGCCTGGGTTGGCGTCGTGGCTCATGGATCGGTTCCGGTGGCGCAATTTAATGAGGATTCACCCGTCATCGGCATCGTAGGCAGTCGCTTTAACGGAATCCAGCCATGCGCAACCTCCTTGCCGCCCTGAACGGGGCCATGGCCAGCCCCGGCATCGCTTCCGCGCCGGTGACCGCCGTGGCCGACCTGGACCTGGAACGCTACGCCGGCACGTGGCACGAAATCGCCCGCCTGCCGATGTATTTCCAGCGCAAGTGCACGGGGAACGTCACCGCCACCTACACCCCCAACCTCGACGGCACGGTGACGGTGGACAACCGCTGCGACACCGCCGAAGGCCCGACGGCCAGCATCGGCATCGCCCGCCGCCCCGACGCCTTCGCCCGCGGCAAGCTCGAAGTCACCTTCGTGCCGCCCTGGCTACGCTGGCTGCCCCTGGTGTGGGCGGACTACTGGGTACTGGCCCTGGACGATGACTACCAGTGGGCCATGGTCGGCCAGCCGGGACGGAAGTTCCTCTGGATCCTTTCGCGCACGCCTGACCTGGATCCGGCGACATTCAGCCGGCTCAAGACCAGCGCCGTCACGATGGGGTACGACCTCTCGGCACTTATCGTATCGGGAAAGAGGGATACTGCGCCCTGATCACAGGGACAACGACGTGACCCACGCCGACGTGAAGAAAGAGCTGGCCGCCTTGGTCGACTGGCGCCTGGCGTTTCCAGGCTTCGTATTCCGGGCTGTCGACTTCCGGTTCGCCTACTTCTTTGAAACGCCGTGGACAGGCCGCTTTGATGTCGGCGCGGAACTTGACCGACTGCTTCTGGACGACGATGCGAGTGACGCCATCGTCTCGGTTGAACATGCCGGTGACGGAACGTTCGATAACGAGCGCGCTGCGGCGATCGCAACAAGGCGCCCTTTTTTCCGAAACACGGGTGCGGGCGTATCTCGCGTCGGATCCAACCTGGCCCGGGCTAACCGTTGCCGCTGCGGATTCATTGAGCTGGATCCTCCATGAGAATCCAGCTGAGCCATTCGGCGTGCTCGTGACCCAACGCTCCCTGACCCCTAAGCAACCGGATCCGGATATCGTCTTCGATGTCGAGAGGGTCATCGAGCTTGTGAAGGGCTCAACGCTCGGCTTCCATCCCTGGGTGGCAGATCGCATCGTCGCCTCGTATGGCGCCATGGCGAACGGCTAGCATGTGAGGTTCCTGACCCGGCGAGACCAAGGCCCATGGCCACCACCGATACGACCTGCCCTTGTGGTACCGGAAAGCCTTACAGCGCCTGCTGCGGCCCCTGGCATGCCGGCACCCCTGCACCCACCGCCGAGGCACTCATGCGCTCGCGCTACAGCGCCTACGTGATGGGGCTGGAGGCTTACCTGATAGCCACCTGGCACCCGTCGTCGCGGCCGGTTTCCCTGGATCTGAGCCAACAGCCGTCGCCCAAACCCACGTGGCTTGGGCTAACGGTAAAGCGCCATGAGAATCCGACAGCGGATACCGCCGTGGTCGAGTTCGTCGCGCGGCTTCGCTATGGCGGCGGCAGTGCGCGGAAGATGCATGAGGTCAGCCGCTTCGTGCGCGAAGACGGCCGCTGGTATTACATCGACGGGGATGTCGATTGAACGGTATGGCCGCGGCTACAAGCCGACGTGGGTCATCGCTACCCATCCGATGAAGCTGATTACGGCTGCCAGCAAGGCCAGCCGGCAGGTGTTGCGAAGATAGATCGCCACTCGGTCATCGGGAACGAGGTTGTCCGTAAAAACCATCCGCAGGGCGAATCGCATTCGCCTGACGTCGAAGGACACCCCGGTCTCGCGCATCCGCGGATCCCATCGAAGCACCATGGCACCGCCGGCATGGATACCGGACAGCAGGAACACGGCAGCCGCATAGCCGAACCAGAACGCAACGGACTTGCTGGCGGGATCGAGCTGGCATGTCACGCAGGCTGACGCATCGTCGGCGTGTGTGAACGCGATGTACAGCGCGCCGCAGAAACCGACAAAGGTAACGGGCGTCGACAGCCGCAGGATCCAGCAAAGCACCCGCAGGTAGCCGGGAGGCACCGGGTACACGCCGAGCAAGGCTCGCGTCGCGTAACGCTGGTATGCCGCGTCGTTATCACCGTTTTCGGGAGAAACGCGCAATGCGCGCACCAGGCCCGAGGCGAAAGCGACCGATACGAGGCTAAGGACGACGACCAGGGCCGCCATGGACAGGAAGTACGTGAAGATAACCATACAGGCGTCGGCACCGCTTCAATCGGGTGCGACTTATAGCGAACCGGTCGGGTCGCGGCAACCATGACGGCCGCCGCGACCCTGCACACAGGTGCCTAGCCCGTCAGACCACCTGGCGCGCTACGCCGCCGTCGACGCGGACGGCCGCACCGGTGGTGCCGCTGGCCTGCTCGGAAGCAAGGTAGACAGACATGTTGGCGACTTCCTCGACGCTGAGCAGGCGTTCGATCAGCGAGGTCGGGCGGTGGGTCTTGATGAAGTCGGCTTCGACTTCTTCCAGCGTCTTGCCCTGGTCCTTCGCGATCTTGTTGAAGAACTCACCCACGCCTTCGGAGAGGGTCGGGCCTGGGAGCACGGCGTTCACGGTGACGCCGGTGCCGGACAGCGACTCGGCGAGGCCGCGCGAGACGGCGAGCTGGGCCGTCTTGGTCATGCCGTAATGGACCATCTCGGCCGGGATCTGCAGGGCCGATTCGCTGGAGATGAACTGCACGCGGCCCCAGCCACGGTCAGCCATGCCCTTGGCGTAGTGGCGCGACAGGCGCACGCCGGAGTTCACGTTCACTTCGAAGAAGCGGCTCCACTCCTCATCCGTGATGTCGAAGAAAGGCTTCGGCTCGAAGATGCCGAGGTTGTTCACCAGGATGTCCGTGTTCGGCACGGCCTTGATCAGCGCCGCGGCGCCCTCGGCGGTGCCCAGGTCGGCGGCGACGCCCGACAGCTTCGCGGCCGGCACGGCCTTCCTGATCTCGGCGATGGCGGCATCGACGCGGGCCTGGGTGCGGCCGGTGACGACCACGCTGGCGCCGGCATCCGCCAGGCCCTGGGCAATGGCGAGGCCGATGCCCGCGGTGGAACCGGTGACGATGGCGCTGCGCTTGGAAAGGTCGATCTTCATGGGATGACTCCGACGGAAAGGTTGATTCCATCATCGTCGGGGTGAAGGAGGCTTGGATCAATCACCGCCAGGGCAAAAGACTTTCGCCCTGGGGCGAAGGATCGGCCTGTTCGGAGGCTCCCGCCAGGACGGGGAGCCGGCCCGGCGCGAGAGATGGCGGGCGTACGGCGGCTTGTGTGCCCCTGGCCGCACGGCTAACCTTGCGGCCATTCAGGGGTCCAGGGAGCGGAAAGTGCATCGCATGAAAAGTCTGGCTGCCATGGCCGCTGTCATCATGGCAGCCTCCGCGACGGGCCTTCCAGCGGCAGCGTCTGCAAAATCGGCCCCGTCGAAAGAGCCGCAGTTCTGCAACATCTACCTCGACACCGTCTGCTTTTCCCTTCCCGCCGGGCAGCCTCTCGATGTTTCGCTGCCGATGGACTTCATGCTCTACAAGATGCCGCTACCCGGTGGCGGCAACGTGACGATTTACAGCGGCTACAACCCGGAACGCGCGCTTGAGGGCAAGGCGACCCGGAAGTGTGCAACAGGAATGAAAGCGGAGCGCTGCGAGTTCGCTGACGACGGAAAGGTATTCGACCTTATCTACGACACCGGCGGCATGTCGAACCTGACACACATTCATATCGACGGATTGAGTGCGGCGAACCGTGCTGCAGCGAAGGCCTTGCTGGATGGGTTCCACGCGTGCACTTCGCATGGCATCAGCATGACGTGTACGCCTGACAAGCCATTTCGGGACGTGCTGCGCATTGATGAGCCTCAGAAGCCCTAGGCGCGATCACGTCTCAAGTTTAAGCAATGTGTCGCCTTCGTACACCCCGTTGGGGCCGAAACGTCGCTCGATGATGGTCGTGCGGTCGTCATGGCCGACAAGGATGACCGTGCTCGCGCGCGTGCCGTAGTTTTCCCCGGCGATGAACGCGCTGGAAAGAAAGCGCTCGCGTTCGATGCCGATGCCGGTATCGGGCAGCAGGTCGTCGGGCCAGCGGCCCTGGTCGGAGAGCATGCGGAACAGGGCGTCGGTGCTCTCGCCATCATCGGCAAGCCACGCTTCGAGACGATGCACCAGTGCGCGTGTCTTTGGCCATGGCGCGTTGAAGTCGGCATTGGACAGGCCATGCACGCCGTCGCTCACCGCCTCCCAGCGCGGCTCCGGCTGGTTGCCCAGGTAGAACGCGCTGTCGTGGTCGAAGGTCAGCAGGTTGAACGGGCGGTAGTCGCTCGCGGTCGCAGCAAGTTCTTGCGCATGCACGGCAGCGGGGAGGTTGGAGCCGAGGTAGTCGGCGACCAGCAGGCCACGCGACAAACCGCTGTGGTCGGCCTTCAGGTCGCGCACGTTGGTGATGACGCTGGCGCGGCCGTGGGGCGCGACGCCCACCCAGGTGCCACCGGCTTCCAGGTCGCGACCCGCGGCAATCTGCGGCGCCTCGTCCCAATGGGCGAGCGGTGCTGAGGGGCGGGCGTGGAATTCATCACGGTTGCCGAGCAACACGAGTCGCCAGCGCGGGTGAACGCGCCAGGCAAAGGCGATCAGGCACATAGGGCAATGGGGGCCGTTGAGGGCATGCCCCCATTGTGCGCCGGTCAGGCGGTGACCGTCACCTTCGCGGCCTTCGCCGTGGCAAGCATGCGGACGATGGACGCGGCGGCTTCGCGGCCGTCGTAGACCGCGCGCACCACGAGGTCCGCGCCACGCACGTTATCGCCGCCGGCGAAGATGCGCGCATGCGAGGTTTGGTGCGGCAGATGGCCTTCCGCGCCTGTCACGATGCGGCCGCTGCGGTCACGCGCGATACCGAAGGCATCGCACCAGTGCGGCGGGCTCGGCTGGAAACCGAAGGCCTGGATCACGACGTCCGCGCGCAGGTCGGTTTCGCTGCCTTCCACGTTGCGCGGCCGCGGGCGGCCATCACCGTCGTCCACCAGCTGCGTTTCGAGAACGCGCACGGCCTTCACCTTGCCATCCTCGCCCACCAGCGCCATGGGCTGCCGCTGGAACAGGAAGCGCACGCCCTCCTCACGGCTGTAACCGACCTCACGACGCGAGCCGGGCATGCTCGGTTCATCGCGGCGGTACACGCAGGTGACGGACGCCGCGCCGAGACGGATGGCCGTGCGGTTGCAGTCCATGCCGGTATCGCCACCACCGAGCACCACGACGTGCTTGCCGGCGAGGTCGTACTCGGGCGACGGCGGCTGCTCGCGCAGCAGGCGCTCGGTGTTGGCGATGAGGAACGGCAGCGCGTCATGCACGCCGCCGAGCTCACGGCCTTCGAGCTGGCCATCCACGTACGTGTAGGCGCCGGTGCCGATGAACACGGCGTCATAGTCGTTGAGCAGTTCGTCGAACTCGATATCGCGACCGATCGTGACGCCGAGATGGAAACGCACGCCCATGCCTTCGAGCACGGCGCGACGCATCCGCACCACGTTCTTGTCGAGCTTGAACGGCGGGATGCCGAAGGTGAGCAGGCCACCGATTTCGTGTTGCGCATCGAAGACGTCGGCGGCGATGCCCGCGCGGCGCAGGCGATCCGCGCAGGCCAGGCCTGCCGGGCCCGCACCCACGATGGCGACGCGTGCGCCGGTTTCCTTCACCCGCGACAGATCCGGGCGCCAGCCCTGGCGGAAGGCCTCGTCGGTGACCCAACGCTCCACGCTGCCAATGGTGACGGCACCGAAGTCGCCCTGCTCCAGCGTGCAGGCGCCCTCGCAGAGACGATCCTGCGGGCAGACACGGCCGCAGATTTCCGGCAGCGGGTTGGTCTCGTGCATCAGCGCCGCGGCTTCGAACAGGCGGCCATCCTGCACCAGCTTCAGCCAGTTGGGGATGTAGTTATGCACCGGGCACGCGTGCTCGCAATACGGGTTGCCGCAGTCGATGCAGCGGCCGGACTGCGACGAGGCTTCGGTGGAAGCGAAGTCGCCGGAGATTTCGCCGTAGCCCAGCACACGTACCGCCACGGGCACGGTGCGCGGGGTCTGCCGCGGCAGGTCGAGGAATCGGAAGTCTTTGGCGCTCATGCGGCGCTCCGCAGTTCTTCGGCCAGGGCATCGAGGCTGGCAGCCTTGGGTTTGACCAGCCAGAAGCGCTGCAGCATGCCGCGGAAATCGCCCAGCATGCGGCGGCCCCAGGCACTGCCGGTGAGTTCCGCATGGCGGGCGATAAGCTGGCGCAGGTGCTGCATGTAATGTTCCATGCCTTCGTGCGAGATGCGCACGATGTCGACGAGTTCGTGGTTGTAGCAATCGACGAAGTTGCGCTCGATATCGAGCACGTACGCGAAGCCGCCGGTCATGCCCGCGCCGAAGTTCAGGCCGGTGCGGCCAAGCACGGCGACGACGCCGCCGGTCATGTATTCGCAGCAGTGGTCGCCAGCGCCCTCGACAACGGCGAGCGCACCCGAGTTACGCACGGCGAAGCGCTCGCCGGCCTGGCCGGCGGCGAACAGCTCGCCACCGGTGGCGCCGTAAAGGCAGGTGTTGCCGATGATCGACGCATCCTGGCTGGCGAACGGCGAATCCGCCGGCGGGCGAATGACGAGGCGGCCACCGGCCATGCCCTTGCCCACGCCGTCGTTGGCCTCGCCGATCAGGTCGATGTGCACGCCGGATGCATTCCACGCACCGAGGCTCTGTCCCGCCGAGCCGGTGAGGTGCAGGTTCACCGGGCGATCGGCCATGCCCGCGTCGCCCCAGCGCCGCGCGACATCGCCGGACAGGCGCGCGCCGATGGCGCGGTCCGTGTTGGCGATGGGGTAACGGAAGGTGCCACCAAGGCCATCCTGCACGGCCACGCGCGCATCGGCGGACATCCGCGACGCGAGCGCCGCCGGGTCACGCATCGGGTTACGGGCAAGCGTGCAGGCAAAGTCCACCTTCTCGCCCATGCCGTCGTCGGAGATCAGCGGGCTCAGGTCCAGGCGTTCCTGCACGGCGGTGATGCCACCACGCTGCTCCAGCCGGTCCGACTGGCCGATCAGCTCGGCCAGCGAGCGCACGCCCAGTCGCGCGAGATGCAGGCGAACGTCTTCCGCGACGAAGCGGAAGTAGTTCATCACCATGTCGGGCAGGCCGATGAAGTGCTTCTGGCGCAGCACCGGGTGCTGCGTCGCCACGCCGGTGGCGCAGTTGTTGAGATGGCAGATGCGCAGGTACTTGCAGCCCAGCGCCACCATCGGGCCGGTGCCGAAGCCGAAGCTCTCGGCGCCGAGCATGGCGGCCTTGATCACGTCCAGGCCGGTTTTCAGACCGCCGTCGGTCTGCAGGCGCACGCGGCCACGCAGGTCGTTCAGGCGCAGGGTCTGCTGCGTTTCCGCCAGGCCCAGTTCCCACGGCGTGCCGGCGTACTTGATCGACGTGAGCGGGCTCGCACCGGTACCGCCATCATGGCCGGAGACGGTGATGAGGTCCGCACCCGCCTTCACCACGCCCGCGGCGACCGTGCCGACACCCGCGTGCGAGACGAGCTTCACCGAGACCAGCGCCTGCGGATTCACTTCCTTCAGGTCGTGGATCAGCTGGGCAAGGTCTTCGATGGAATAGATGTCATGGTGCGGCGGCGGCGAGATCAGGCCGATGCCGGGCTTCGCGTAGCGCAGCCGCGCAATCGTCGCATCCACCTTGTGGCCCGGCAGCTGGCCACCCTCGCCCGGCTTGGCGCCCTGCGCCACCTTGATCTGCAGCACCTCGGCGTTCACCAGGTACGCCGGCGTGACGCCGAAGCGCCCGGACGCCACCTGCTTGATCTTCGACTGCCGATCCGTGCCGTAACGCGAGGGATCTTCGCCACCTTCGCCGGAGTTGCTGCGCGCGCCGAGGCGGTTCATGGCGATGGCCAGCGCTTCATGCGCCTCGGGCGATAGCGCGCCCAGCGACATGCCCGCC is part of the Luteibacter pinisoli genome and harbors:
- the dinG gene encoding ATP-dependent DNA helicase DinG: MLTEDTKAAIRAAYARLKDGLTGFRGRPSQLKMIAEVAKALAEPAGAAVIEAPTGTGKSMAYLIGGLEVARAQKKKLVIATATVALQEQLVQRDIPQFMKLCGIEAKVALAKGRARYLCPRNLRMAGTEPSAQGGFEFDADVALWSRPPAERDTKAIEKLGKAFESREWNGDIDTSPEPLSDLVRGMITTSAGGCTGRKCGAFAVCPFFLARRAIGEAEIVVANQDLVLADLTMPRDEDTFGGVILPKPEETLYIFDEAHHVPAKAIDRGAADVHLASTVRRIGRLQNQVHAAYSLTDKESIGNLTLETGDEKILEMSNALEEIEREIRLSWTPSSSELEPVFRASLGQLPENWKIHASHLHTVTRDVQRWLRTVRRTVVEMEAGGPTQEALSRELGMALERLERQVRTWYAWSADDREHGPPLARWVSMTPEQQLVCHASSVSAGGLLRSVLWDNASAVVMTSATLSAGGNFRGFADSVGLPNDAVTLSLPSPFDLERQARLEVPAFTTLPDDREGHAREVASWLAKHLDWEAGNLVLFTSRAKLDRVLQVLPIDHVRKVRAQGSLAKAQLIAEHCADIEAGKGSTIFGLASFGEGLDLPGKLCETVVVTQLPFAVPTDPVGATYAEWLESRGRNPFIEVSVPDATRILTQYCGRLIRTETDTGRIVLLDRRVITKRYGTGMLRALPPFAREIERVA
- a CDS encoding HutD/Ves family protein encodes the protein MTILRFDELRAVPWKNGLGITRELAVEPPGASMDAFAWRVSIADVDTASPFSTFPGIDRTIVLLEGAGFTMVMDGDHEHALTTPCEPFAFPGEATVDVRLAGGATRDFNLMVRRGVGTARLAVLQGAGEFDGVKIAYLVTGTGTADDQPVTPGDTVFDARALTLGAGARAIAVYVA
- a CDS encoding lipocalin family protein gives rise to the protein MRNLLAALNGAMASPGIASAPVTAVADLDLERYAGTWHEIARLPMYFQRKCTGNVTATYTPNLDGTVTVDNRCDTAEGPTASIGIARRPDAFARGKLEVTFVPPWLRWLPLVWADYWVLALDDDYQWAMVGQPGRKFLWILSRTPDLDPATFSRLKTSAVTMGYDLSALIVSGKRDTAP
- a CDS encoding YchJ family protein, whose protein sequence is MATTDTTCPCGTGKPYSACCGPWHAGTPAPTAEALMRSRYSAYVMGLEAYLIATWHPSSRPVSLDLSQQPSPKPTWLGLTVKRHENPTADTAVVEFVARLRYGGGSARKMHEVSRFVREDGRWYYIDGDVD
- a CDS encoding SDR family NAD(P)-dependent oxidoreductase; the protein is MKIDLSKRSAIVTGSTAGIGLAIAQGLADAGASVVVTGRTQARVDAAIAEIRKAVPAAKLSGVAADLGTAEGAAALIKAVPNTDILVNNLGIFEPKPFFDITDEEWSRFFEVNVNSGVRLSRHYAKGMADRGWGRVQFISSESALQIPAEMVHYGMTKTAQLAVSRGLAESLSGTGVTVNAVLPGPTLSEGVGEFFNKIAKDQGKTLEEVEADFIKTHRPTSLIERLLSVEEVANMSVYLASEQASGTTGAAVRVDGGVARQVV
- a CDS encoding NRDE family protein, with translation MCLIAFAWRVHPRWRLVLLGNRDEFHARPSAPLAHWDEAPQIAAGRDLEAGGTWVGVAPHGRASVITNVRDLKADHSGLSRGLLVADYLGSNLPAAVHAQELAATASDYRPFNLLTFDHDSAFYLGNQPEPRWEAVSDGVHGLSNADFNAPWPKTRALVHRLEAWLADDGESTDALFRMLSDQGRWPDDLLPDTGIGIERERFLSSAFIAGENYGTRASTVILVGHDDRTTIIERRFGPNGVYEGDTLLKLET
- a CDS encoding FAD-dependent oxidoreductase — translated: MSAKDFRFLDLPRQTPRTVPVAVRVLGYGEISGDFASTEASSQSGRCIDCGNPYCEHACPVHNYIPNWLKLVQDGRLFEAAALMHETNPLPEICGRVCPQDRLCEGACTLEQGDFGAVTIGSVERWVTDEAFRQGWRPDLSRVKETGARVAIVGAGPAGLACADRLRRAGIAADVFDAQHEIGGLLTFGIPPFKLDKNVVRMRRAVLEGMGVRFHLGVTIGRDIEFDELLNDYDAVFIGTGAYTYVDGQLEGRELGGVHDALPFLIANTERLLREQPPSPEYDLAGKHVVVLGGGDTGMDCNRTAIRLGAASVTCVYRRDEPSMPGSRREVGYSREEGVRFLFQRQPMALVGEDGKVKAVRVLETQLVDDGDGRPRPRNVEGSETDLRADVVIQAFGFQPSPPHWCDAFGIARDRSGRIVTGAEGHLPHQTSHARIFAGGDNVRGADLVVRAVYDGREAAASIVRMLATAKAAKVTVTA